The Nitrospirota bacterium nucleotide sequence ACAGCGGAATTCATGTCGGCCAGGCCTCGACATATTGAACCGAATGGACACATCCCGCTTAGGATCAAGAAACACTCCGCTCAGACCCCGTCCGTAGACGGTCACCCCGTCTTTCTCGATCTGAGTGGGAATGCCTTCAAACATGGTCGAGCCAAAGTCATGCCGTTCGGCATCCTCGTTCTTCACCTTGATCACGGCAGGGAATCCGAGGCGAAGCGACCCCTGCTTGGTCACAAATTTAAAGTCTTTGATCGTGACCTCAACGACTTGTTCGGACTGCGAAAAGACCGGCGCTGCCGCCTCCCACCAAAACCCACATGTGACCGCCAGCACCAGAGCCCATCCCCACTGCACCTTCTCACTGTTCATGTATCCCTCCCTTTGGCAAAATGCTCAAAAAGCCCACCACTGGCGTACTCAAAACCCGTGAAGCGTATCTCGTGAAGCGTCAGTCGTTTCCGGATTCGGACGTTTCACGAACGACGAGATTTAGGTGGCAGCGGAACCGTCAACACCGGGCAACCCGCTGTCCTCACCACCTTTTCCGCCGTACTGCCGAAAAAAATCTTGTCCACGCTACCCGAGCGCCCCCCATAGCTCCCCATGACGACCAAATCCACTTTTTCCGTTCGGGCCATCTTCGCGATCTCCGTAAACGGCGCACCCTCTAAGACCACTCGCGTCACCGCCACACCCTCAGCCGATTCTGACTCAAGCAACCGCCGCACGTTGAGCCGGGCATGATGACGCAACCGCCGCTTCTGGCCCTGTGCATCTGAAGGCACCGCCAACAGCCCCAGCTGGTTGAACGTCGCCAGGGCATTCGTATCGATGACATGCAGCAGCAACAGCTTGGATTGAAACGTCCGGGCCATGGTCAACGCGACGCGGAAGGCTTCTTCCGAACAAGTAGAAAAATCTACCGGCACCAATATCTTCGTAAACAGCGACTCAGCCATATCACCTCCACAAAATTGACTCATTCCCTAATATCGCAAGGCTGGTGCCACTGATATAGGCTGAAGGCTGAAGGCTGATAGCTGCGTAGAAACAACAGCTTTCTTTATCTTGTCAGGCCATCAGCCATACGCCATCGGCTCTTGGCATATTACGCGGGGGTGTCTTGCTACAGAGTGAAGAGTCACACTGTGGCGGAAGGCAACAGAAGCCGTGAAACGTGGACCGTTAGCCCTGAGAGGCAAGAAGACAAACGACGCCAACCGCCTCTCGCTCCTCATGATACAGCTCACCCCCTCACGGCCTGTACCCCTTCTCCAGGGGAGGCATCGGACTTGCTGACATTGGTTGCTCAGAAACAGTTGGAGATCACGAGCATGACAAGAACAAAGTGGTGGTTCGTGGGAGCGGTGCTCCTCGGGCTTGCGGTCGCAGTCTATTTTCTATTTTTCTGCCCCACGGAATGCCAGTGAGCGTCGAATAACCTTGATCGCCATCGAACCGACGGTGTGGCCATGACCGGTTTGGAAGACGTGATGGACGGCAATGAATGAAGAAACTATCAGGATTACGCGAGGGCCCCTTTCTCTTGAAGGAGTCCTCGGTCTTCCAACCAAAGCAATCGGAATAGTGGTCTTCGCCCACGGAAGCGGCAGCGGACGATTCAGTCCGCGCAACAACGTCGTCGCCCGTTATCTCCAGCGAGGACAGGTGGCCACATTGCTGCTGGACCTCCTGACCCCGGATGAAGCCGATGACCGCCGCAAGGTCTTCGACATCGATCTGTTGGCAGATCGAGTGCTGTTTGCAAAGGGCTGGCTCGAACAAGACGATCGGACGAAGCGCCTGGGCATCGGCTACTTCGGCGCCAGTACCGGCGCTGGCGCAGCCCTGCAGGCGGCAGCCCGCGATCCCTCATCGATTGTGGCGGTCGTGTCACGGGGTGGCAGACCGGATCTGGCAGAACCCTATCTCCCGTCAGTCACCGCGCCGACGTTATTGATTGTCGGGGGAGACGACGAGCCGGTCATCGAGATGAATCGAACGGCCTACCGCCTTCTCGCTTGCCCTAAACGTTTGGTGATCGTACCAGGCGCCTCACATCTCTTCGAAGAACCCGGCACACTTGAACAGGTCGCAGAGCAGGCACTCGCCTGGTTTCAGCGCTACTTTCATGCTGCCCCGCATGAGGGCGGCGTGACGACAACAAAGGAGTCGCACCGATGAAAACGTTGCTTGCGGTCGATGGATCGGATAATGCCTATGAGGCCGTTCACGCCATGAAATACCTGGCCCGGGCAGAGGAACTGACCCTGCTTCATGCCCTGGACGTCCCGAGACCAGCCTATCCCATGATGGTGCCTGAGGTGGCGGAGGAACTCTATCGGTCTCTCGAACAGAGCATGAGGGAAGACGGCGAGCGGCTGCTGGACCGGGTTCAGTCCCTCCTCCCCATGCACGCAGGCCCTTCGACAAAACAGCTTCGAATCGGGTCTCCCGCAGAAGTGATTGTGGCGACGGCGGAGGAACAAAAGGCCGATCTCATCGTGATGGGAGCACGGGGCCTTGGTCCCATCAAGGAGCGGCTGCTTGGCAGTGTGTCCCACCGCATCCTCACCCTAGCCCCCTGCGCCACGCTGATCGTGAACGGTCCGGTCAAAGCCATGAAAAATATCCTACTGCCGCTCCAGGGGCTCTCAGACGCGGAGGCCGCGATTCGTTTTCTACAGTTGAAACCGTTCCACGATCCGGTTGAGATCACGCTACTGACCGTCTTGCCTTCGACACAACCGCCCTGGCCGGTTGAAGCCGCCGCCGCCGAGAAACTGGAGAAGCAAGCCTTGCAGAGCGCGCGCGGCTACATCGACAGCGTCACAGAACGTCTCCGCGCCTTAGGTTATCAGGCGCAGGGAACAGCCGTACTTGGAACTCCCTCTGCCATGATCTTGCAGGAAGCCACCACACTTCGCTCTGATCTGATTCTGATGGGCACCAGTGGCAGGCAGGGAATCACTCGCTTCGTGCTCGGCAGTGTATCCCATGCTCTGTTGCACAAGATGCCGTGCCCGGTGCTGGCGTTCCACTGAGCACCAGCTGTCGGATGCTGAAAAATGCCGCCAGCTTCGTTCTCACCTTGAACGCATCCTCAACGTACCCCTGAGGGTACGCCTCCGGTCCGTTCGTCGGCTGCGGCCTTGCTGGACAGCCTTTTTGAGCATCCTCTAGAGAAATTTTTCTTCGACTAGATTCAAGGTCTGGCAGGCTGCATCGCTGAAGGTTGCGGGGTTATGCTGATCCGCATAAGATGCCGTAATAACACGAGGGACAGGCAGCGCCCCATTGAATGTAATGGGGCTGACAGATCTTCGACAAAAAATCCCACGACCTGTTATACGGACAGAAAAATAGAGCCCCGAATCGTATACGGATCAGCCTAGTTGTAGTTAGCTGC carries:
- a CDS encoding cupredoxin domain-containing protein; translation: MNSEKVQWGWALVLAVTCGFWWEAAAPVFSQSEQVVEVTIKDFKFVTKQGSLRLGFPAVIKVKNEDAERHDFGSTMFEGIPTQIEKDGVTVYGRGLSGVFLDPKRDVSIRFNMSRPGRHEFRCSIHPNMKGELLLLSVEAV
- a CDS encoding universal stress protein, whose translation is MAESLFTKILVPVDFSTCSEEAFRVALTMARTFQSKLLLLHVIDTNALATFNQLGLLAVPSDAQGQKRRLRHHARLNVRRLLESESAEGVAVTRVVLEGAPFTEIAKMARTEKVDLVVMGSYGGRSGSVDKIFFGSTAEKVVRTAGCPVLTVPLPPKSRRS
- a CDS encoding alpha/beta hydrolase; its protein translation is MNEETIRITRGPLSLEGVLGLPTKAIGIVVFAHGSGSGRFSPRNNVVARYLQRGQVATLLLDLLTPDEADDRRKVFDIDLLADRVLFAKGWLEQDDRTKRLGIGYFGASTGAGAALQAAARDPSSIVAVVSRGGRPDLAEPYLPSVTAPTLLIVGGDDEPVIEMNRTAYRLLACPKRLVIVPGASHLFEEPGTLEQVAEQALAWFQRYFHAAPHEGGVTTTKESHR
- a CDS encoding universal stress protein, which translates into the protein MKTLLAVDGSDNAYEAVHAMKYLARAEELTLLHALDVPRPAYPMMVPEVAEELYRSLEQSMREDGERLLDRVQSLLPMHAGPSTKQLRIGSPAEVIVATAEEQKADLIVMGARGLGPIKERLLGSVSHRILTLAPCATLIVNGPVKAMKNILLPLQGLSDAEAAIRFLQLKPFHDPVEITLLTVLPSTQPPWPVEAAAAEKLEKQALQSARGYIDSVTERLRALGYQAQGTAVLGTPSAMILQEATTLRSDLILMGTSGRQGITRFVLGSVSHALLHKMPCPVLAFH